One window of the Nitrospiraceae bacterium genome contains the following:
- a CDS encoding SulP family inorganic anion transporter, with protein sequence MNEEIRSASKLAGREPIKGWRAAFPPAQWLSTYQPQWVTQDAIAGVTLAAYGIPVSLAYASLAGLPPQYGIYCYLVGGLIYALFGSSRQLAIGPTSAISMLVGVTVAGMAQGDPGRWADIAALTALVMAVMCLLAWLLRLSSLVNFISETILLGFKAGAALTIALTQLPKLFGVEGGGEHFFERLITLGGQLSDTNLAVLAFGLAAFAALLLGEKLLPGLPVALCVVVISIIALSVTPLGDLGFNIVGALPHGLPDLHPPGLRLRDVDGVIPLAFACLLLAYVESVSAARALAQANGYEIDARQELLGLGAANLAAAFCQAYPVAGGLSQSSVNDKAGAKTPLALVFASATIGLCLIYLTGLLSNLPTVVLAAIVLFAIKGLIDIGELRHVWRVSRFEFGVTMVAFGGVLVLGILKGVMVAVVISMLLLIRRAAHPHVAFLGRIPGTRSYSDISRNPANEAVPGVLVFRVEASLLYFNAEHVRDAVWEKIRSTTGTLKLVVCDLSTSPLVDLAGARMLATLHATLEAMGVRLRLASPHAAVRDILRAEGLEERVGYFGHGFSVADAIDDLQGYPRAGSPAVQIPPAT encoded by the coding sequence ATGAATGAAGAAATCCGATCCGCCAGCAAGCTCGCAGGTAGAGAGCCAATCAAAGGGTGGCGTGCGGCCTTTCCTCCGGCGCAGTGGCTGTCGACATACCAGCCGCAATGGGTGACACAGGACGCCATTGCCGGGGTCACCCTCGCAGCCTATGGCATTCCGGTGTCACTGGCCTATGCGTCGCTCGCTGGTTTGCCGCCACAATACGGCATTTACTGCTATCTGGTCGGTGGCCTGATCTACGCACTATTCGGCTCGTCACGCCAGCTTGCGATCGGGCCCACCTCGGCGATCTCAATGCTCGTCGGAGTCACGGTTGCCGGCATGGCACAGGGCGACCCCGGACGCTGGGCGGACATCGCGGCACTGACAGCGTTGGTCATGGCCGTCATGTGCCTTCTGGCGTGGCTGCTACGATTGAGTTCCCTGGTCAATTTCATCAGCGAAACCATTCTTCTCGGGTTCAAGGCCGGCGCGGCGCTCACGATCGCCTTGACCCAGTTGCCCAAGTTGTTCGGAGTCGAGGGTGGCGGGGAGCATTTCTTTGAGCGTCTTATCACTTTGGGCGGCCAACTCTCCGATACCAACCTCGCCGTGTTGGCATTCGGTCTCGCCGCGTTTGCTGCGCTACTGCTGGGTGAAAAGCTGCTGCCGGGTCTCCCTGTCGCGTTGTGCGTGGTGGTGATTTCCATCATCGCACTATCGGTTACTCCACTTGGTGACCTCGGCTTCAACATTGTTGGAGCGCTACCGCATGGCTTGCCCGACTTGCATCCGCCGGGCTTGCGGCTGCGCGATGTGGACGGCGTGATTCCCCTGGCCTTCGCGTGCCTTTTGCTGGCATATGTGGAAAGCGTGTCCGCGGCACGTGCCCTGGCGCAGGCGAATGGATACGAAATTGATGCCCGCCAGGAATTGCTCGGCCTGGGTGCTGCAAATCTAGCCGCCGCGTTCTGTCAGGCCTATCCGGTGGCGGGGGGGCTGTCACAGTCATCCGTGAACGACAAGGCCGGGGCCAAAACGCCGCTCGCGCTGGTGTTCGCATCCGCCACCATCGGCCTCTGCCTGATCTACCTGACTGGGTTGCTGAGCAACCTGCCCACCGTCGTGCTCGCGGCCATCGTGCTGTTTGCCATCAAGGGGTTGATCGACATCGGCGAACTACGTCATGTATGGCGAGTCAGCCGGTTCGAATTCGGCGTCACGATGGTCGCTTTCGGCGGCGTGTTGGTGCTGGGTATTCTGAAAGGCGTGATGGTGGCGGTCGTCATCTCGATGTTATTGCTCATCCGACGTGCCGCGCACCCGCATGTGGCCTTTCTCGGCCGCATCCCCGGCACCCGGAGTTACTCCGACATCAGCCGCAACCCGGCGAACGAGGCCGTTCCGGGTGTCCTTGTATTTCGGGTGGAGGCGTCGCTGTTGTACTTCAACGCCGAGCACGTGCGTGACGCCGTCTGGGAGAAAATCCGTTCGACCACTGGAACGCTGAAGCTGGTGGTATGCGATCTGTCCACTTCACCCCTTGTCGACCTGGCCGGTGCGCGAATGCTCGCAACACTCCACGCGACACTCGAAGCGATGGGGGTTCGCCTTCGGCTCGCCTCGCCGCACGCGGCGGTGCGCGATATCCTGCGCGCCGAAGGATTGGAGGAACGCGTCGGCTACTTCGGTCACGGATTCTCGGTTGCTGATGCCATTGATGATTTACAGGGGTATCCACGAGCGGGGAGCCCAGCAGTTCAGATTCCGCCGGCAACATAG
- a CDS encoding AsmA family protein codes for MFRPSRKFWISLVFIFGSCGVLAYALFPFIKTELYRETLERGFSAAMGRAVSLEGPLSLTFSLHPRLILEDVSVSNPPWTSHPHFFRADRLEIGLSLGPLLQRRLEAEKIAFEGAELFLEEGAEGLDNWTFRKDSQPGIVSLALPSVFMTISERGEIIIERSRVRYRSYPDGETTDVSIHRGVANAPDDQHRKFSIEGTYRDSPVNIELIGGRIMDLFTLTEAWPVDGVLLTTGASASVKGSVGGADSDQMFELQVRVEGDRLSALNAFLKVGLPDSAPFMIAANVVKTPDAINLHDVGGTLGASDLAGQLSIEHGGRGQKITGRLTSHSLQIHDLTSLSDVKGSQKEPSLEQPESNASASMSLDVDLDVTIEKLLLGETELGSLSLTAGIREGQVLLDPIQMKSFGGTLQANLDVDLKNSAPRTRLKAQVRSFNFGQALEAFGVTKDIAGQSNMDVLAFGDGTTLQELLRRLNVDIRTDLTIFARSDSHPENRLPVASPQLSLRISKGGPIEIRGKGTFQDKTYGVRLMTASLIEMIESKKPWPVSLTAQRGEAVLAATGTLNPDRSEMSGTLGVLLKGKNLSELHADLPAVGPYQFKARVTKEGPRYRVNDFQSRFGTSDLAGTLEVATENNTPQFTGILHAEHVNFRELSTPGDSPIPTEAFNAVNGNLKMIIHQANIGELKLADLIVDAKLHAGLLTVKDLQGTLYNEKSSYGSFQGRLDLDTTKPIPSVSGQMTLKDIRYEYVFSDVDFVNPKDHVINLHANFSSDGATVDTLLAQSTVTLTGHNIQVRLHGGTNRREPLDLRSNLLVESVTGGPLRVYAEGQLENTPFRLRFSGGQMSDLLDNKGFWPVNVRADVPRAMAEVSGYVDLPHPGENFSLQVHVTGDNLKDLDFLATSDWPDAGPLEIAGLVTRSPVGYHITGLEGVLAGSDMSGDVTVLTKGLRPRVSGKLTAENLVLGAVKPPVDDSLAQQKRSTLQSIGDSVKGIGSSAVDVVRDTIGMRKKSEALSRKSIPDWVFPAEDLRGIDLMLDVGVKHLRKGDEDLGHVSFQIALEDGLLALQPVMGNLWGGDFEGKLVLDGTKYVPTLDVELHIHGLNYGRVARYFGGTDLVKGKSQSILLALKGRGDTLHEVLEQASGRFELVDGPLELATKYIDLWAADLITTALTTAWKSESVTKLNCTVGYFDIEEGVVKSEDILIDSHRLTVAGIGKLNLADETLDVLLTPRPKDPSLFSLAHTVRITGPLSNPDVTSDKLRIAESGGWGLLGLVTPMGWVIAIPQIAGTTVGTMNQNPCVEALKGRQQTAQALDEIKGGLWGKIKRVFSNLGGSSGSPSNAKE; via the coding sequence ATGTTTCGACCCTCACGAAAATTTTGGATCAGTCTTGTTTTCATTTTCGGATCCTGTGGCGTTCTGGCCTATGCGTTGTTTCCGTTTATTAAAACCGAACTCTATCGCGAAACACTTGAACGGGGGTTTTCGGCGGCCATGGGAAGAGCGGTTTCCCTGGAAGGACCTCTCTCTCTGACCTTTTCCTTGCATCCAAGGTTAATTCTGGAAGATGTTTCTGTGTCTAATCCTCCCTGGACTTCTCACCCGCATTTTTTCCGGGCCGACCGGCTGGAGATCGGACTGTCCTTGGGACCGCTTCTCCAACGTCGCTTGGAGGCTGAAAAGATTGCTTTTGAAGGCGCAGAACTTTTTTTAGAAGAGGGTGCGGAAGGTCTTGATAACTGGACCTTCCGAAAGGACAGCCAGCCTGGAATAGTATCCCTGGCCTTACCGTCGGTCTTCATGACCATTTCTGAAAGAGGGGAGATCATCATCGAACGCTCTCGCGTCAGGTACCGGTCATATCCTGACGGGGAAACGACAGACGTATCCATTCATCGGGGAGTGGCCAATGCCCCGGACGACCAGCACAGAAAATTTTCAATTGAAGGTACCTATCGGGATAGCCCTGTCAACATTGAGCTGATTGGCGGGCGAATCATGGATTTATTCACCCTGACTGAAGCCTGGCCGGTCGATGGTGTGCTGCTTACGACGGGCGCATCCGCATCGGTTAAAGGAAGCGTCGGAGGGGCGGACTCCGATCAGATGTTTGAGCTCCAGGTCCGAGTTGAGGGGGATCGTTTAAGTGCGTTGAATGCTTTTCTGAAGGTTGGCCTTCCCGATTCCGCCCCGTTCATGATCGCCGCCAATGTCGTGAAGACTCCCGATGCCATCAACTTGCATGATGTTGGGGGAACGCTGGGGGCCTCGGATCTTGCCGGACAATTGAGCATAGAGCATGGAGGAAGGGGTCAGAAAATAACCGGTCGATTGACCTCTCATTCCTTACAGATTCATGATTTGACCTCTCTATCAGATGTCAAGGGATCTCAAAAGGAACCTTCCCTGGAACAACCTGAGTCCAATGCTTCTGCGTCGATGTCTTTGGATGTTGATCTGGATGTGACCATCGAAAAACTGTTACTCGGTGAGACGGAGCTTGGCTCGTTGTCTCTTACTGCCGGTATTCGGGAGGGTCAGGTCCTTCTCGATCCCATTCAGATGAAAAGTTTTGGAGGAACGTTGCAAGCCAATTTAGATGTTGATCTGAAGAATTCCGCACCACGGACCAGGTTGAAAGCTCAGGTCAGATCTTTTAATTTTGGACAGGCGCTGGAGGCGTTCGGGGTGACAAAAGACATTGCTGGCCAGTCCAATATGGACGTGTTGGCCTTTGGGGACGGGACTACTCTTCAGGAATTGCTTCGGAGGTTGAACGTCGATATTCGGACGGATCTCACCATATTCGCTCGTTCCGATTCACATCCAGAAAATCGGCTGCCCGTGGCTTCTCCCCAGCTATCTTTACGGATTTCAAAAGGCGGGCCCATAGAAATTCGGGGCAAAGGCACGTTTCAGGACAAGACCTATGGAGTCCGACTCATGACCGCCTCTCTCATTGAAATGATCGAATCGAAGAAACCCTGGCCCGTTTCCCTCACCGCTCAGAGGGGTGAAGCGGTTTTGGCTGCAACGGGGACCTTGAATCCTGATCGTTCGGAAATGAGCGGTACGTTAGGGGTATTGCTCAAAGGCAAGAATCTTAGTGAACTTCATGCCGATCTACCGGCAGTTGGTCCGTACCAATTCAAGGCCCGGGTGACTAAAGAAGGACCTCGTTACCGCGTGAATGATTTTCAAAGCCGATTCGGGACCAGCGATCTGGCGGGAACCCTGGAGGTTGCTACAGAAAACAATACTCCTCAATTCACGGGGATTTTACACGCCGAACATGTCAATTTCAGGGAGCTCTCCACTCCAGGTGATTCCCCTATTCCCACGGAAGCCTTTAATGCCGTCAATGGGAATTTGAAGATGATAATTCATCAAGCCAATATCGGAGAATTGAAGTTGGCAGATCTGATTGTGGATGCCAAGCTTCATGCTGGCCTCCTCACCGTCAAAGATCTGCAAGGCACTCTTTATAATGAGAAATCATCTTACGGAAGTTTTCAGGGTAGGCTTGATCTGGATACCACCAAACCGATTCCATCGGTTTCCGGCCAAATGACCTTGAAAGATATCAGATATGAGTATGTCTTTTCCGATGTAGATTTTGTAAATCCAAAAGATCATGTCATAAATCTGCATGCTAACTTTTCAAGTGATGGCGCAACCGTTGACACCCTCCTGGCTCAATCTACGGTTACCCTCACAGGACATAATATTCAGGTACGTCTTCATGGAGGAACAAACCGTCGAGAGCCCCTGGACCTGCGTTCCAACCTCTTGGTCGAAAGCGTCACAGGCGGTCCTTTGCGCGTGTATGCCGAGGGACAACTTGAAAATACCCCTTTTCGCCTTCGTTTTTCGGGAGGCCAAATGAGTGACCTTTTGGATAACAAGGGGTTTTGGCCGGTAAATGTTCGGGCAGACGTGCCACGTGCCATGGCTGAGGTGAGCGGCTATGTGGATCTTCCTCATCCAGGCGAGAATTTTTCGTTGCAGGTACATGTAACAGGAGACAATTTGAAAGATCTGGACTTCCTGGCAACATCTGATTGGCCTGATGCCGGTCCGCTGGAAATCGCCGGCCTTGTGACGAGATCTCCTGTGGGATACCACATCACCGGTTTAGAAGGTGTTCTAGCCGGAAGCGATATGAGTGGCGATGTAACGGTCTTAACTAAAGGTCTTCGCCCACGGGTGAGTGGGAAACTGACCGCAGAGAATCTTGTCCTGGGTGCTGTCAAACCGCCTGTAGATGATTCCTTGGCACAACAAAAGCGATCAACGCTGCAATCCATTGGTGACTCGGTGAAGGGCATTGGATCATCGGCTGTTGATGTCGTACGCGATACCATTGGCATGCGAAAAAAATCTGAGGCTCTATCACGCAAGTCGATTCCGGATTGGGTTTTTCCGGCTGAGGACCTCAGGGGCATTGATCTTATGCTTGATGTCGGGGTTAAACATCTTCGAAAGGGAGATGAAGATCTGGGCCATGTCTCATTTCAGATTGCCCTTGAAGACGGATTGCTTGCCCTGCAACCGGTGATGGGAAATCTTTGGGGAGGAGATTTTGAGGGGAAACTTGTCCTCGACGGCACAAAATATGTTCCGACCCTAGATGTGGAATTGCACATCCATGGCCTGAATTATGGGCGAGTCGCCAGATATTTTGGTGGCACCGATCTGGTGAAGGGGAAATCCCAATCCATCTTACTGGCTTTGAAGGGTCGAGGAGATACGTTACATGAAGTGTTGGAACAAGCCAGTGGACGATTTGAACTGGTTGATGGTCCTCTTGAATTGGCCACAAAATATATCGATTTGTGGGCGGCCGATTTGATCACGACGGCGTTAACCACTGCCTGGAAAAGTGAATCGGTCACCAAATTGAATTGTACGGTCGGGTATTTCGATATCGAAGAAGGCGTGGTGAAAAGTGAAGATATCCTCATCGACTCCCATCGATTGACTGTCGCGGGCATCGGAAAATTGAATCTGGCCGACGAAACGTTGGATGTGCTCCTGACTCCCCGGCCCAAAGACCCCAGTTTATTCAGTCTGGCTCACACGGTCCGCATCACTGGTCCGCTTTCCAATCCGGATGTGACCAGCGACAAACTCCGGATTGCGGAAAGCGGAGGATGGGGATTACTGGGCCTGGTCACTCCAATGGGATGGGTTATTGCGATTCCCCAGATAGCAGGGACCACTGTGGGTACGATGAATCAGAATCCCTGTGTTGAGGCCCTGAAGGGTCGGCAGCAAACCGCTCAGGCTCTTGATGAGATCAAAGGCGGATTATGGGGTAAGATAAAAAGGGTCTTTAGCAATCTTGGCGGGTCTTCCGGATCGCCTTCGAATGCGAAGGAGTGA
- a CDS encoding ubiquinone biosynthesis protein UbiB — translation MGFQSKIADLSRLHEIVRAFSVAGFGDIFKKMGLEAAAERTGKIMGWKYAEDIAHLERPQRIRKLFEVLGPTFVKLGQIFATRPDLFEPEWISEFEKLQSQAPQLAFEELRPQIEEDLGAPLEEIFQNVDTKPLAAASMAQVHRATLKDGTKVILKIQRPGIRAQIESDMRLLTYLASLAERNVPELATYHPQKVVQQFVKSLQNELNFMTEGQNAEQVAANFEGHEQIVIPKIYWEWTKERINVQEFVEGIPGVNIQAIDEAGMDRKRIAMTGANAVLKMIMVDGLFHADPHPGNFFILPGERIAFIDFGMIGRVSEIRRQQIMKLLQSLLQNDAEGLCTILLQWSDREGEDPGELLVAVDEFLGKYSGRSMEHMDLSVMVGDLLALVRNNNLTMPPDQAMLLKVFVSLEGAFKKLDPAFDMMVAIQPTLQETIINQFSPQALGKQGLKVLLQYLELFADLPKEIRRGIYTVKTGNLKFCIELTQLEELKHVLIRAVSRLAVAAITSALVIGTSIVMALSKGPIIGGVNIYQIFGVGAIIGGVLILLAMMRDKTWKKSLKE, via the coding sequence ATGGGATTCCAATCCAAAATTGCCGACCTGAGTCGGTTGCACGAAATCGTCAGGGCGTTCAGTGTCGCCGGTTTCGGGGATATTTTTAAAAAGATGGGGCTTGAAGCTGCAGCTGAACGCACAGGCAAGATTATGGGGTGGAAGTATGCAGAAGACATTGCCCACCTCGAACGCCCCCAGCGAATACGGAAACTCTTTGAAGTACTCGGACCAACCTTTGTCAAGCTCGGGCAAATTTTTGCCACACGCCCGGACCTCTTCGAACCGGAGTGGATCAGTGAATTCGAAAAACTCCAATCACAGGCACCTCAACTGGCCTTCGAAGAACTTCGTCCTCAGATCGAAGAAGATTTGGGAGCGCCTCTTGAAGAAATTTTCCAAAACGTCGATACCAAACCGCTGGCTGCCGCTTCAATGGCTCAGGTTCACCGGGCCACCTTAAAAGACGGGACCAAAGTCATACTTAAAATCCAACGCCCCGGGATTCGGGCACAAATTGAATCCGATATGCGGCTATTAACCTATTTGGCGTCATTAGCTGAAAGAAACGTTCCTGAGTTAGCCACCTATCATCCCCAAAAAGTGGTGCAGCAATTCGTGAAATCGTTACAGAATGAACTCAATTTCATGACGGAAGGGCAAAATGCCGAGCAGGTTGCGGCCAACTTCGAAGGTCATGAACAGATCGTGATCCCCAAAATTTACTGGGAATGGACAAAGGAACGCATTAATGTCCAGGAATTTGTAGAAGGGATTCCCGGTGTAAATATCCAAGCCATTGATGAAGCAGGCATGGATCGGAAGCGCATTGCCATGACTGGAGCCAATGCGGTGCTCAAAATGATTATGGTTGACGGTCTATTCCACGCAGATCCCCACCCCGGAAATTTTTTCATTTTACCGGGTGAACGGATTGCCTTCATCGACTTTGGCATGATTGGACGCGTCTCTGAGATCAGACGGCAACAAATCATGAAACTGCTCCAGTCCTTGTTACAAAATGATGCCGAGGGCCTCTGTACCATCCTGTTGCAATGGTCTGACCGGGAAGGAGAAGACCCAGGGGAACTGTTGGTGGCCGTTGATGAATTTCTGGGCAAGTATTCCGGAAGATCGATGGAGCACATGGATCTTTCAGTGATGGTGGGAGACCTGTTGGCCTTGGTCCGGAACAACAATCTCACAATGCCACCGGATCAGGCCATGCTGCTCAAGGTATTTGTGTCACTGGAAGGAGCTTTTAAGAAGCTCGACCCGGCATTTGACATGATGGTAGCGATACAGCCAACCCTCCAGGAGACCATCATCAACCAGTTTTCACCGCAAGCCCTGGGAAAACAGGGCCTGAAAGTTCTCCTCCAATATTTAGAGTTATTCGCTGATCTACCCAAGGAGATCCGCCGCGGCATCTATACCGTGAAAACCGGCAATCTGAAATTTTGTATAGAACTGACTCAACTTGAGGAACTCAAACACGTGCTCATACGAGCCGTCAGCCGACTGGCCGTGGCTGCGATAACCTCAGCTCTGGTCATCGGAACCTCGATTGTCATGGCTCTTTCCAAGGGCCCGATCATCGGGGGGGTCAATATCTACCAAATTTTTGGGGTTGGAGCCATCATCGGGGGGGTCCTTATCCTCCTTGCCATGATGCGGGACAAAACCTGGAAAAAAAGTCTAAAGGAGTAA
- a CDS encoding two pore domain potassium channel family protein — protein sequence MPIRRMNFGYLLGGLLTLLLSVAISQEEGVTSVARRLFLEPALCLMLLMGIWSHVSEKKWLMVGGGILTASGIATAIIDYFYDVPELQFVNMSILFVFSLVSTWIASRHLLLSGPITINKIIGAICIYLLIGLNWSVFYLFINLVNPDSFHGLTSNAIGIQFSELLYYSYVTITTLGYGDITPAKPIARTLAYLEAIVGQFYVAVLVAWLVGMYLSVNGDQQQKP from the coding sequence ATGCCTATCAGAAGAATGAACTTTGGGTATCTGTTAGGAGGTCTGCTGACTCTCCTGCTCTCGGTTGCCATTTCACAGGAAGAAGGTGTCACAAGTGTGGCCAGACGTTTGTTCCTGGAGCCCGCACTTTGCCTCATGCTCCTGATGGGGATTTGGAGCCATGTCAGTGAAAAAAAATGGTTGATGGTCGGAGGAGGGATTCTTACGGCAAGTGGGATCGCGACTGCCATCATTGACTACTTTTATGACGTTCCTGAGCTTCAGTTTGTCAACATGTCCATACTATTTGTGTTCTCTCTGGTCAGCACGTGGATTGCTTCCCGACATTTGCTCCTTTCAGGCCCAATCACCATCAATAAAATCATTGGAGCCATCTGCATTTATCTCCTGATCGGACTCAACTGGTCGGTATTTTATCTTTTCATTAACCTAGTCAACCCTGACTCGTTCCATGGCCTGACATCCAACGCCATAGGAATTCAGTTCTCAGAATTGCTGTATTACAGCTATGTCACCATTACCACATTAGGATACGGTGATATAACGCCGGCAAAGCCGATCGCCCGCACACTCGCCTATCTCGAAGCCATTGTGGGGCAATTTTATGTCGCCGTATTAGTGGCATGGCTTGTCGGCATGTATCTTTCCGTCAACGGCGACCAACAACAAAAACCCTAG
- a CDS encoding paraquat-inducible protein A: MAAFHTLIACHECDLLHRIHPLHYGERAKCSRCGASLYARKRDSFEHTTILALASLIFFILANVFPFMTFELNGRVQESLLSTGVREFFEREMWTLGFLVLCASILFPALKILGMLYVLGPLEFNKRPWHAALVFRMVEHCRTWAMMDVYLLGVIVAVVKLSDLANLVPGVAIYSFVALILTLAAADSALDTHAVWEKMEELS, encoded by the coding sequence ATGGCCGCCTTCCATACCCTAATCGCCTGCCATGAATGTGATCTCCTGCATCGTATTCACCCGCTACATTATGGTGAGCGGGCCAAGTGTTCGAGATGTGGAGCATCGTTGTATGCCAGAAAACGGGATAGTTTTGAACATACCACCATATTGGCTTTGGCCAGTCTCATTTTCTTTATCCTGGCAAACGTGTTCCCCTTTATGACCTTCGAGCTCAATGGCCGTGTTCAGGAGAGCCTTCTATCCACAGGGGTGAGGGAGTTCTTTGAACGGGAAATGTGGACATTGGGGTTCCTGGTATTGTGTGCAAGTATCCTTTTCCCAGCCCTGAAAATTCTTGGCATGTTGTACGTTCTTGGGCCGCTGGAATTCAACAAGCGACCGTGGCACGCCGCTTTGGTCTTTCGGATGGTTGAGCACTGCCGGACCTGGGCCATGATGGACGTGTATTTGCTTGGAGTCATCGTTGCCGTGGTGAAGTTATCGGATTTGGCTAATCTGGTTCCCGGTGTGGCGATTTATTCATTCGTTGCCTTAATTCTGACCTTGGCTGCCGCCGACTCCGCACTGGACACCCATGCGGTCTGGGAAAAAATGGAGGAGCTTTCATGA
- a CDS encoding paraquat-inducible protein A, translating to MRAFSLTAARSGLMSCHACHQLSRIPPMLTEGEATCPRCEAHLHLRKPNSISRTWALLIAAYILYIPANLLPVMTVISFGKGEADTILSGVKELIHAGMLPIALLVFFASITVPVLKLLALTYLLLSVQYKSQWRPRQRTKLYRLTEVVGRWSMIDIFMISILIALVKLDAVATIEPGPGAISFAAVVILTMFAAMSFDPRLIWDNIEEKL from the coding sequence ATGAGGGCCTTTTCCCTCACCGCAGCCCGATCGGGGCTTATGAGTTGTCATGCCTGCCATCAACTCAGTCGAATACCCCCGATGTTGACTGAGGGGGAGGCCACCTGTCCTCGATGTGAGGCCCATCTTCATCTGAGAAAACCCAATAGTATCTCGCGCACGTGGGCCCTGTTGATTGCCGCCTACATTCTGTATATCCCCGCCAATCTGCTTCCTGTGATGACGGTGATTTCGTTTGGGAAAGGCGAGGCGGATACGATTCTGAGCGGGGTGAAGGAACTCATTCATGCCGGAATGCTGCCGATTGCCTTGCTGGTGTTTTTCGCCAGCATCACCGTGCCGGTTTTAAAGCTTCTGGCGCTGACCTATCTCTTGCTTTCTGTCCAATACAAATCCCAATGGCGGCCAAGGCAACGGACCAAGTTATACCGGCTGACCGAGGTGGTCGGCCGATGGTCCATGATTGATATTTTTATGATTTCCATATTAATTGCCCTGGTAAAGCTTGATGCCGTGGCGACAATTGAGCCAGGTCCTGGTGCGATCTCATTCGCTGCCGTTGTTATCCTGACCATGTTTGCCGCCATGAGCTTCGATCCCCGATTGATCTGGGACAACATAGAGGAGAAATTATGA